The Phycisphaerae bacterium nucleotide sequence GCCGCGAAGTTGTCAGCGGCTCGCCAATCGCCGGTAAGACCATCGTTGTAACGGGAACGCTGGCGGGCTTTGACAGAAAGAGCATTGAGACATTCATCAAGGCGCACGGAGGAAAGGCAGCGAGCAGTGTCAGCAAGAAAACCGACTACGTTGTTGCGGGAGAGGACGCCGGCAGCAAGCTAACCAAGGCGCGGGAACTCGGTGTGCCCGTGCTTACTGAGGATGACTTCGTCAGGCTGGTGAAGGGTTGACGCGGCCAGGCGATTTGCGGGAAATCAAGCATATGCGAACGGGCATCCTGCCATTGCTATTATTCGCGGCCGCTCTGGCTCCGGCCATGAGCCGACTGCATCGCGGAGATGCCGCGGCTTCGGCACCCTCCGCACAGGTCAATAATGTCAGTGCACGTTCCGGGCGCGTGATTGCCGATTCTTCGGAAACCGCGCCTTGCGATGGACTGGTCTGCCTGATGTATCACCGATTCGTTCGTTCGACCGCTGAACTTGCGATGCTCCCGGGCGATGCGCAGGCCTACGCCGTGACCGCGGAGCAGTTTGACCGACAATTGACGCTGCTGGCCGACGCGGGCTCTTCAGTGGTTTCCCTCGCGGAGGCTTTGGCGATTGTTCGCGGTCAGCGCGCGATGCCGCCACGGCCGGTGCTGATCACCATTGACGACGGTTGTGAGAGCGTGATATCGATCGCCGCCCCGCTGCTGCTGCGTCATCGAATGCCGGCCACGGTGTTTATCACGACTGACCCCCGCTCGTACGTATTCGGATGCCGGGAGGATCCGGTCGCGCCGCACGACCCGAGACTGACGGACGGACAGATTCGCGAGTGGTGCGCCATGGGCTTCGACGTGGGTTCTCACGGTGT carries:
- a CDS encoding polysaccharide deacetylase family protein — its product is MRTGILPLLLFAAALAPAMSRLHRGDAAASAPSAQVNNVSARSGRVIADSSETAPCDGLVCLMYHRFVRSTAELAMLPGDAQAYAVTAEQFDRQLTLLADAGSSVVSLAEALAIVRGQRAMPPRPVLITIDDGCESVISIAAPLLLRHRMPATVFITTDPRSYVFGCREDPVAPHDPRLTDGQIREWCAMGFDVGSHGVTHRALDSLNAKELAWELAESRRYLRVAAGREATVLAAPRGRWDVRVQQFARDAGYDAMFTSIRGTVAPGDDAFALKRRNVSGRWSESAFLRLLSN